In a single window of the Tellurirhabdus bombi genome:
- a CDS encoding PorT family protein, whose protein sequence is MKRSSTLLALCLIGSWSAFAQTSTSYSSDTSRTNTTDPSRTGTTSTYTTTPTEPTNTSTSSPYTSGTSNYSSSTTPMSTTSSTSTYSSTTGTSSYDQGYREGRASRPRAEKAYKAFTGGFYVGANTTRYRGEDVDGDNLSGRLGYQAGVFVRGGGRIYGQIGAEYFASSSNYFREGDGSSLQDITERINVKWLQIPVYLGVKLVESDRGISAIRLAVGAEYANRLSSSSSVSVNEAEIKSGAFLGLANLGFDIGPLLIDLVYHHGFSGAVRGFNDSQRRSLGVNVGFKF, encoded by the coding sequence ATGAAACGCAGTAGTACTTTGCTTGCCCTGTGCTTGATAGGTTCGTGGAGCGCATTCGCCCAGACAAGCACGTCTTACTCATCTGATACGTCTCGGACCAACACGACGGATCCATCAAGAACCGGCACGACCTCAACGTACACAACTACACCAACGGAGCCGACTAATACAAGCACAAGTTCGCCCTACACGTCCGGTACATCCAACTATTCGAGCTCAACGACACCGATGAGCACCACTTCCAGCACAAGCACTTATTCGTCTACTACTGGCACCTCTTCTTATGACCAGGGTTACCGCGAAGGCCGTGCTTCACGCCCAAGAGCCGAAAAAGCTTACAAAGCGTTCACGGGTGGTTTCTACGTAGGTGCTAACACAACTCGTTATCGGGGTGAAGATGTTGATGGAGATAACCTGTCAGGTCGTTTAGGCTATCAGGCTGGTGTTTTTGTACGCGGTGGTGGTCGTATTTACGGCCAAATCGGGGCTGAATACTTTGCTTCCAGCTCAAATTATTTCCGGGAAGGTGATGGTTCTTCACTACAGGACATTACGGAGCGTATCAATGTAAAATGGTTGCAGATTCCGGTTTATCTTGGTGTTAAACTGGTTGAGTCTGACCGTGGTATTTCGGCCATTCGTTTGGCCGTTGGTGCTGAGTATGCGAACCGCCTAAGCTCAAGCAGCAGCGTTAGTGTAAACGAAGCAGAGATAAAAAGCGGTGCCTTCTTAGGTTTGGCTAATCTTGGTTTCGATATCGGTCCCCTGCTGATTGACCTCGTATATCACCATGGATTCTCAGGCGCTGTACGTGGCTTCAACGACTCACAACGTCGTTCGCTGGGTGTAAACGTCGGATTTAAATTCTAA
- the hisS gene encoding histidine--tRNA ligase yields MQKPSVPRGTRDFGPEQMSKRMFLLDTIRQTFRRYGFQPLETPTLENLSVLMGKYGEEGDQLLFKILNSGDFAGKVTPADLEEGSKKLTLKIAEKGLRYDLTVPFARYVVMNRHALTMPFKRYQIQPVWRADRPQKGRYREFVQCDADVVGTESLLCEAEIVLMLHEALRNLGIQHFTVKINNRKILTGIAEFIGESGQESTLAVAIDKLDKIGKEAVVEELRQRGFSDEAINRLEPMFNFPNETKAAFAQLKTWLADSEIAQKGLAELEEVWQLVEQYGLQAPQMQFDVTLARGLSYYTGAIFEVKANGVQIGSISGGGRYDNLTGTFGMPGLSGVGISLGVDRIYDVMEELGLFPDTQLQSTRVLVIHMDPEAKAVGLPLLTKLREKDIAAEAYPDSAKLKKQLDYANQKYIPYVVLIGSEEMQTGLLTLKSMVTGEQKKLSVEAIVTEVQ; encoded by the coding sequence ATGCAAAAACCAAGTGTACCTCGTGGCACCCGTGATTTTGGCCCGGAGCAAATGAGCAAGCGCATGTTCCTGCTGGATACCATCCGGCAGACATTCCGGCGTTATGGATTTCAGCCACTCGAAACGCCTACCCTCGAAAACCTGTCCGTCTTGATGGGTAAATACGGTGAGGAAGGAGATCAGCTTCTCTTTAAAATTCTGAATTCAGGTGATTTCGCCGGGAAAGTAACTCCAGCAGATTTAGAGGAAGGCTCAAAAAAACTAACGCTTAAAATTGCGGAAAAAGGACTTCGGTACGATCTCACAGTGCCTTTCGCCCGTTACGTAGTAATGAACCGCCACGCGTTGACGATGCCTTTCAAGCGTTACCAGATTCAACCTGTGTGGCGCGCAGACCGGCCCCAGAAAGGCCGCTATCGGGAGTTCGTGCAATGCGACGCCGACGTGGTAGGTACGGAATCGCTCTTGTGTGAAGCGGAAATTGTGCTCATGCTGCATGAAGCACTCCGCAACCTGGGTATTCAGCATTTTACAGTAAAGATCAATAATCGGAAGATTCTAACCGGTATTGCTGAATTCATTGGTGAATCCGGGCAGGAAAGCACACTGGCGGTTGCCATCGATAAACTGGATAAAATCGGGAAAGAGGCCGTTGTAGAAGAGCTGCGCCAACGAGGTTTCTCAGACGAGGCCATTAACCGTCTGGAGCCCATGTTCAATTTCCCCAACGAAACAAAAGCAGCTTTCGCGCAGCTAAAAACGTGGCTGGCGGATTCAGAAATTGCCCAGAAAGGATTAGCTGAATTGGAAGAAGTGTGGCAGCTAGTAGAACAATACGGATTACAAGCGCCGCAAATGCAGTTTGACGTGACGTTGGCCCGAGGACTTTCGTATTATACGGGGGCAATTTTCGAAGTGAAAGCAAATGGGGTGCAGATTGGTTCAATCAGCGGGGGAGGGCGTTACGACAACCTGACGGGTACGTTTGGTATGCCGGGATTGTCGGGCGTTGGAATTTCACTGGGTGTTGACCGAATTTACGATGTAATGGAAGAGCTAGGACTTTTCCCAGATACGCAACTGCAATCAACGCGCGTTTTAGTCATTCACATGGACCCGGAAGCAAAGGCAGTCGGGTTGCCGCTGTTGACTAAACTGCGCGAAAAAGACATTGCTGCGGAAGCCTACCCAGATTCGGCAAAGCTGAAGAAACAACTGGATTACGCCAATCAGAAATACATTCCGTATGTTGTTCTCATTGGGTCAGAGGAAATGCAGACGGGCCTGCTAACGCTCAAAAGCATGGTCACTGGTGAACAGAAAAAGCTGTCTGTTGAGGCTATTGTAACTGAAGTTCAGTGA
- a CDS encoding PorT family protein codes for MKLYVGIASALLVTHVAVAQSDSWTLEHTSSSRVTFTQTHHPEVTSSRTAEKANYKNFTVGIYAGVNSTRFKSEESLDKNNLKGRLGYQLGIFTRFGGRLYGQIGAEYLASSSNFFTQGDGSTISDIKDKIDLKYIQIPALIGFKLLQSQRGTSAIRLAGGAEFTHQLDVNNNKFNFEKENFNNSTLNALANLGFDIGLFTIDLTYHHGFADVLKNQNSAKRRMASASVGFKF; via the coding sequence ATGAAACTGTACGTTGGAATTGCAAGTGCCTTGTTAGTAACCCATGTAGCCGTAGCTCAATCAGATTCTTGGACCTTGGAGCACACATCTTCGTCTAGAGTGACCTTTACTCAAACCCATCATCCTGAAGTAACTTCATCCCGAACGGCGGAGAAAGCCAACTATAAAAACTTTACAGTAGGGATCTACGCGGGTGTTAATTCGACTCGTTTTAAAAGCGAAGAAAGTCTTGATAAAAATAATTTAAAGGGTCGCTTAGGGTACCAACTTGGTATCTTCACCCGGTTCGGCGGACGGCTATATGGACAGATTGGTGCAGAATATTTAGCTTCTTCTTCAAATTTTTTCACGCAGGGAGACGGATCAACGATTTCTGATATAAAGGATAAAATCGACCTGAAATACATTCAGATTCCCGCCTTGATCGGTTTCAAATTGCTTCAATCCCAACGCGGGACGTCGGCTATCCGATTGGCTGGAGGCGCAGAATTTACGCATCAACTAGACGTAAATAATAATAAATTTAATTTTGAGAAGGAAAATTTTAATAACTCAACGCTCAACGCGTTGGCTAACCTTGGTTTTGATATTGGCCTGTTTACAATCGACCTGACTTATCATCATGGATTTGCTGATGTTTTAAAAAATCAGAATTCTGCCAAACGCCGGATGGCTAGTGCAAGCGTAGGATTCAAGTTTTAA
- a CDS encoding class I SAM-dependent methyltransferase, with protein sequence MKQLISLVLRYIPRPILQRISPYGMKIMALFYRGDNVVCPVCNNHFREFLPYGRMPARPNALCPDCLSLERHRLMYLYLQRNTNFFRDNLKVLHVAPEHCFIDRFEKQKNLDYITADIESPLAKVKMDIHQIPFPDNTFDVAFCNHVMEHVDDDIKASSELYRVLKPGGWAIIQSPIDYSRTTTYEDPSITDPREREKHFWQSDHLRLFGQDYPERLAKGGFTVKEDRFVMEMPKEEVAKFALPGGEIIYFCKK encoded by the coding sequence ATGAAACAACTAATCAGTCTAGTTCTCCGGTACATTCCACGCCCTATTCTGCAACGCATTAGCCCTTATGGGATGAAAATAATGGCCCTGTTTTATCGGGGTGATAATGTTGTCTGCCCGGTTTGCAATAACCACTTCCGGGAATTTTTACCCTATGGCCGGATGCCCGCCCGTCCAAATGCGCTTTGCCCGGATTGCCTTTCTCTGGAACGCCACCGATTGATGTATCTTTACCTCCAACGTAACACAAATTTTTTCCGGGATAATCTTAAAGTCCTGCACGTAGCTCCCGAGCATTGCTTTATCGACCGGTTCGAAAAACAAAAAAATCTGGATTACATCACGGCTGATATTGAGTCGCCATTGGCCAAAGTGAAAATGGATATTCACCAGATTCCGTTTCCCGACAATACGTTTGATGTTGCATTCTGTAACCACGTGATGGAACACGTTGACGACGACATTAAGGCGAGCAGTGAACTTTATCGGGTGCTAAAGCCCGGCGGCTGGGCAATCATCCAGTCACCTATTGATTACAGCCGCACGACTACCTACGAAGACCCGAGCATCACGGATCCCCGCGAACGGGAGAAACATTTCTGGCAGAGCGATCACCTCCGTTTGTTTGGGCAGGACTACCCTGAACGCCTCGCCAAAGGTGGTTTCACCGTGAAGGAAGATCGGTTTGTGATGGAAATGCCGAAGGAAGAAGTTGCCAAGTTTGCCCTGCCCGGCGGAGAGATTATCTACTTCTGCAAGAAGTAA